A window of Acidobacteriota bacterium genomic DNA:
TTTTCTCCTCCTTCTTAACTAGAGGATGACACTTTAGCTCACTTTTTTGTTTCCGAAAGTGTATACAATTTATGATACTTTCCTGTATACGATTTAATGATATTCAACAGGGTTCAGGGTTCAGGGTTCAGGGTTCAGGGTTCAGGGTTCAGGGTTTTCGAATTCAGGTCTTTTTTGTTGTTTTTCAGGATCCACTTTTCTCCACGATCACAAAACCATGTCAACTTTGTTTATTCGCAATGGTCATCTCATAGACCCGGCGCAAAACCTCGACGCGCCGGGTCATTTGCTCATTCAGGATGGATGCATCGCCGCCATTGGCCCTGAACTCACCGCTCCGCCCGAAGCTGAAATTTTTGAGGCAAGCGGCCTGGTGGTGGCACCTGGGTTCATTGACATCCATGTGCATTTGCGCGAACCCGGCCAAACCCACAAAGAAACAATTGCCACCGGCACCCGGGCGGCGGCGGCTGGCGGGTTTACCGCCGTCTGTTGCATGCCAAATACTTCACCAGTAAATGATTCACCGATGATTACCCGGTTTATTTTGGATCGGGTGCGGGAATCAGGGTTTACACGGGTCTACCCCATCGGCGCGATTACCAAAGGTTCGGCGGGTGAAACCCTGGCCGAAATCGGTGGTATGCGTGAAGCCGGAATTGTCGCGATTTCAGACGATGGTCACCCGGTCGGAAATGCTCAGGTCATGCGACGAGCCATGGAATATGCCCGCGACTTTGGCCTGCCAGTGATTGATCATTGTGAAAACAAAGACCTTTCGGCAGGCGGTGTGATGAATGAAGGCATTTACTCGACCTTGCTTGGCTTGCGTGGCATGACCCGTGCCGCTGAGGAAGTTGATGTCGCCCGTGATATCGTGCTGGCCGAACTGACCGGCGCTCACGTCCACATTGCCCATTTGAGCACGGCGGGCTCGGTCAATCTGGTTCGCTGGGCTAAATCCAACGGGGTGCGCATCAGTTGCGAAGTTACACCACACCATTTCACGCTCACCGATGCCGCCACCGATGGCTTTCATACTAATGCCAAAATGAACCCCCCGCTCAGAACTGAACGGGATGTCGAAGCATTGCTTGAAGGCATCGCTGACGGGACAGTTGACGTGATTGCCACGGATCACGCCCCGCATTGCGGCGAAGAAAAATCTCAGGATTTTGACAGCGCGCCGTTTGGCATCCTGGGCCTCGAATCAGCCGTAAGTCTTTCAATTGAAAAACTTTATAATGCCAAACATATCAACTTGAGCCGACTGGTGAATTTGCTTTCGACCGCACCAGCGCGATTACTCAACCTTCCTGGCGGAAGTCTTCGCGTTGGCCAACCCGCTGATGTCACCCTGCTTGATCTCACCCGAAGTGTTCAGTTTCAAGTTGGACAATGGCAGTCCAAAAGCTCTAACTCGCCCTTTGACGGATGGCAACTCACCGGGGCACCCGTGGCAACCTTCATTGGCGGAAGACAAATCTTCGGAGACGGCAAAATTTTGGTCGAAGGGGGAATGATATGAAGACGTCTCACCCGCATTTACAGCACATCCTCAGGTTGATTCTGGTGCTGATGATAAGCACATTGTCTGTTTCCGGTCAGGTTCCAACTGGATTACCACCTGATAGCCCAAATCCGAATGCCGAGAAGAGCGGGAAAATTCCCCCGATCCTTCAGCGGAAACGGTCTTCTATTCAGGTCTATGCCCGGTTGATGCAACTTGAAGATCAACGCTATTTCAGCCCCGAGGAATTTAACTCGTTCCTGATCACCAGCCATGCCGGGATTCGCCGCCGGACGGCAATGGCAATTGGTCGGATTGGTGACCCGCGCGGCCTGCAAACCTTGTTTGACCTGCTGGTTGACGATGGCAACCCGACGGTTCGTGCCGCCGCCGCCTTTGCGATTGGTGAAATTGAATACCCCGACACGCTTGGCACACTCGTCCAAATCTTTGACACAAAGAACGAAGTCCCACTGGTTCGCGCCCGGATTGCTGAAGCAATGGGCAAAGTCTTTGGAAATCCAGCCAACGCCGGCAAGTTTGTCAAAGGTGACCCCAAGGCAGCTTTAGATCGTTTGTTGCGGCAGGTGCCAACCGCCAAAACCCAACTGGCGGCTGGAAGTGACGAAGAGAAACTGGCCACGCTTTCGATTACAGCCTTGATGCGAACCAAATCCCCAGAAGCCGTCATGCCACTCGTTGGTGCGCTCGAATCAACCAACACCGCTGTTCGCTGGCACGCGGCCAATGCCCTGTCACGCCTGCTCCCGGCGCTCAATACCAGTTTCGACGCCAAAGTTGTCTTTCCCCGACTGATTGCCGCCACCAAAGACCCAGAACCGCTGGTCCGTGCCCTGATTGCTCGCCCACTGGGACTGGCACACACTCCTGAAGCCACCCAGGCCCTGGTCAAATTGCTGGCTGATTCAAATGATCAGGTAGTCGTCAATACTGTTCGCGGTTTGGGCCGGAGTGCCGATCCGCAGGCCGTGGCACCACTCCTGGCCCTCGGCGAAGAACAGCTTGCCCGTTTGATGAAACGCCCCGCCGAAGACCGGGAACACGCTAATGAGTTGCCCTTGCTGCTTGAAATTGCCACGGCACTCGGCAATTTGCGTGCAACTGAAGCCACTGGATTTTTAAAACAACTCCGACTTGCTCCGAATGGGATCGTTGGGGCAAATGTGGAAGTCGAAGTCGCGCTGGCCCAAATTGATCCGCAAAAATTTTATGACTTCACACCACAACAGGAACCGCTCGGAAAGGAGTGGCAGGCAGTGGCCAATTTTGCCACGGGTTTGGGAGAAATCCAGACACCAGAAGCCCGCCAGCTTTTGATTGAAACCCTTGAAGGGAAAAAGTTTCGTGAGCTTGACCCACGCGGGGTGCCTGATTTGCTTCGAGCGATTGCCAAACACAAACCTGACACGCTGGCGGAACTCTTGCGTGGGCAATTGAAAGCATCGGATGTGATGATCCGCGCCACGGCGGCTGAACTGTTGGGGGAAACGCCGCAGAGCGAAGAGTCATTCAAAGCGCTCTCCACAGCCCTCACGGCAGCCAACGACACAATGAACGATGCCAAACTGGCGATTTTGACCGCCTTATCTCGCTATAACCGGCCTGAAACGGCAACCATTCTCAATGCGACACTTCGAGATAGCGATTATCTGGTCCGACGTCAGGCGGCTGATTTGCTGAAGGTGCTGGATCCACGCCCGGATCGCATTGCCAGCCGTGAAGCTCAGGTGGGGATTGTCCGGCTTGACCGCGACATCAAGTTTTACCAGCAACTGGCAAAGCTGATGCGCAAGATCGTCGCCCGCGCCACGCTCAAAACAACGAAGGGAAACATTGAACTTGAGTTCTACCTGGAAGATGCCCCGCTCACGGTATACACATTTGTCAACCTGGTGGAGAAAGGCTATTTTGACGGGCTCACCTTTCATCGAGTCGTGCCAAACTTTGTGGTTCAAGGCGGAGATCCGCGCGGGGATGGAAACGGCGGGCCTGGGTTTCAGATTCGTTGTGAAATCAACCAGCAACCCTATGAACGTGGATCAATCGGGATGGCACTTTCCGGAAAAGACACCGGTGGCAGTCAATTTTTTATTTGTCACTCTCCGCAACCACATTTGGACGGCGGATATACAGTTTTCGGGCGCGTGGTACATGGAATCGAAGTCGTTGACCGCATAACTCGCGGCGACCAAATCCTGGGAATTGAAACTCAACGACCAGAATAAAGGAAATGAGGTATGAATTATGAATTATGAATTATGAATATATAGCCTTCCAGAAAAAGATTCTCCCTGGGAGCGCCGGCATCCTGCCGGCAACTGATTGAAAATCAACCGTTTGGTGCCGGCAGGATGCCGGCCCTCCCAGGAAATATCAGACTGGTCTCGCATCAATGCTTCAAATTCATACTTCATACTTCATACTTCATACTTCGGAACATTGCCCAACATGCCATATGCACACGCCAAACACATTGGCTACATTGATCTTCTACGCCGCAATCCAAAAGTTCGTCGGCTTTGGATGGCACAAGTCGTTAGCGAATTAGGCGACTGGCTTAACTTTGTCGCCCTGGTTCAAATCATCAATCATTTCACTCCAAATGCGCAGGCTATCGGCTGGTTGATTGTCATCCAGATGATTCCGATGGTCGTGGTCGGACCCTTTGCCGGGGTCATCGCTGACCGATTTAATCGGTGTGGTGTCATGATTGTCGCCGATCTGATCCGTGCTGCGGTTGTTTTGGGGTATTTGACCATTGACCGGCCAGAAGAACTCTGGCGAGTCTATGTCCTGGCAGCGCTGCAATTTTCAGTTACCGCTTTTTTTGAACCGGCCCGGGCAGCCTTAATCCCCTCACTGGCTGAAGGTGAAGAACTCGTCGCCTCCAATGCCCTGACCAGCGTGACCTGGTCGGTGATGCTTGCCCTGGGTGGCTTTCTCGGCGGACTCATCACCGGGTTCATCAACCCAACCGCCACGTTTCTCATTGATTTCATTTCCTTTATCGTTTCGGCCCTTTTGCTGATCCGGCTGCTGAAGGCGGGTGTCATTCGCCATTTGGAACACCCATCCGACAACCCCAATCCCTCATCCAGCAGCCTCTGGCCAGCCCTGGTGTTTTTGGTTCAACACCGGCAGGTAGCAGCCGTGTTACTGGTCAAAACCGGCATTGCGGTGACGGCTGGCGGGCTCTGGCTGCTGTCAGTGGTCTATGGTCAGCGAGTATTTCCAGTGGGAAAAGAAGGAGCGCTGTCGGTGGGGTTACTCTATGGAGTCCACGGGCTCGGCTCAATTGTCGGTGCCAGTCTCTCCAGCCGAATGTTACGCACTGGCCGTCCAATTCACGTGATGTGGTGGGCATTTGCGCTCCGCACGGCTTTTTTCTACTTCTGGGCGGAGGCTGGAAACCTGACGGTGGTATCAGTGGCGATTATTGCGGCGACCACGTGCGGCGCCTTGCTGTGGGTCCTGAGTACCACCGTCTTGCAGGAACTGGTCCCAGATGAAATTCGAGGACGGATTTTTTCACTTGAGAACTCAGCCATGACCTTCGGCATGATTGTTTCGACCGTGCTGACTGGACGCGCCCTGGATATCTGGCATTTGACGCCGCAAGCCACCACGATGTGGACGGCGCTGGCCGCCGCCATTGTCGCCGCTGGTTGGGGCTGGGTCACCTGGCGATGGGAGCGATGGAAATAGCCAACAAGCTATAACCCTTCAGAAAAAGGTACAGAGTTCAAGCCTTAGCTTGCTTCGGGTTAACGGTTTGAACAACTTCAGTTGAATCAAAAACTTGAATCCTCCGACACTCCAGTTTTCGCAAGCTAAAGTTTGAACTCTGAACGGAAATCATTTTCTGAAATGCTATCGCAGATAGTCAAATCCCCATTTTTGGGTTGAACTGCCTCTAACTCCGTTGTGGAAAGGTCACTTGCCTTTGACAACGCCCGCCCACTCACTCTGTCCCTGCAGAGCGATTCGTCTTTGGAATAATTTCCTTGAAACCCAGCCTAATCGCTGAAACGCCATTTTGAGATATTCTTCATTGAGTTCGATACCAACAAATTTACGTCCCAGTTTCTGGCAAACGGCCCCAACTGTTCCTGACCCAAAAAACGGATCAATGACTGAATCTCCAGGTTCAGTTCCTGCAAGAACACACATTTCAACCAGTTTTGTTGGAAAGGTTGCAAAGTGAGCACCGGGAAAAGGCTCAGTGTTTATGTTCCAAACTGTGCGCTTGTTTTTTGGTGGGCCGGCCAAACTTGGCTCTTGAATCTCTTGAAAGTTGTAAAAGTATTTTTCTGATTTGGTCAGTAAAAATAAGTATTCATGAGACCGGGTTGGACGATCTTTGACTGATTCAGGCTGACAATTTGGCTTATTCCAAATGATATCTGAGCGTAGATACCATCCGTCTTCTTGAAGCGCAAAGGCGAGCTTCCAGGGAACACCTATCAAATCTTTTGGTTTCAAACCTTCGGGAGTGGGAGGGCGATAGTCCATTGCCCTCCCTTTGTTTTTCTTATCCGGATCACGCCAGGTTCGCCCACCACTGGTATAGGAATCCCCAATATTTAACCACAGGGTTCCATCAGGTTTGAGAACATGGTATATCTCTCGAAATACTTGCCTGAGATTCTGCAAATATTCCTCCAAATTTTGCTCTGCCCCAATTTGATGAGCAATACCATAATCTCGAAGTCCCCAATATGGAGGGCTGGTGATAGCACAACGAAACGTATCAGCAGGAATTTGAGCAAGCGCGGTTAAAGCATCAGAATGAATGACTTCTCCCGGCTCACAATGACCATTCACAGAGGGTTGATCAAGATTTAGAAGTGATAGTTGTCTCATCTATTCCCTCGCGAACATTCACTTTTCCCGATTCAATATGTTCGGTTTCCGCCATCTGGCGAACGGCTATTTCAATCACCGCAGTCTGGCTTATTCCCAGTTTCTGGGATAGGGCAAGCAATAATAGTTTGGCCTTTTCAGAAAGCCGGAAACCGCTTGGTGTCTTTCGATTGTTCATACATTGGTTATACATCATGGAGCAGGTTATAGCAATGTAATTTAAGAAAGAACTCTCTAAAACCGGAATCTCACACCAAGCTGCATTTGCTGTGGCGAACCAGCCGAATTCAACACCGAATTTGGTCCGGCTGGCGTGTCACGCCGAACCACTGAAAAGCCATCGTTGGTGGTGCCGTTTGAGCCCAGGTTGTCTGCCCGGAACAGATTGAAGACTTCGGCCAGCACTTCGACCGAAGCGGTGTCTTTGAGGTTGAAGGTTTTTGAAACCCGCAGATCGAAGTTGTAAAATGCCGGTCCACGCTGGCTATTGCGTTCGCGAATGCGCCCATCCGGCCCCAGCACCCGGTCGTTACCGCTGTTGCCGTCCTTGTTGAGGTCTTCGCCGGTGACTTCGTCAATTGGGCGCCCGCTCAGTGCAGTGAAAATCCCCGAAAGTCGGAATCCGTAGGGCAGTTCGAAGACGCTGTTGGCAATAAACCGGTGGCGGATGTCCCGTGCCGAAGTTGTGAATTCATACCCTGGATCAAACTGATTGCTCTCGGCGATGTCAAAGAGCGGCTGTTCTTCGGAAACCGTGTCTTTAGTTCGACTTAACGTGTAGTTTGCCTGGAACTGGAACCGATTCGAAAATCGCTTTTGCACGCCGAGCGTCAACGCTTTGTATTCGTCATAGCCCAGACTGGTCAGGTTAAAAACCCGGCCATAGTTTGGAAATGGGGTCACGCTCCGGTCATAGACAAAGCGCCCGGTGGTGTCAATAAACCCACTCGCCAGATTGAGGTTCTGGACAAACGGCACATTGCGCGTTCGGCTGCCGGTAAAGGTTGCCAGGAAACTGAAATTGCGTCCCAAATCGCGTTCATAACTGACATTGACCATCCCGGAACGGGTCAATTCAAAATTTGGATCAAAGGCAAAAACGTCTGAACCAAGTGGGGCATCGGGAATACTCGTTGGCAAGGTTTGTGGGAACGTCACCGGAACATCGCCAAAGAAGAAAAACGCCCCGTTGGTGACGCCGTTCGTGTTGAATGCCTGGAACAGATAAATCGCCGGCACTCGACCATAATTCAGCCCAAAGTCAGCCCGAATGACCTGTTTCCCATCACCTCTCGGATCCCAGGCCAGCCCGATGCGCGGGGCGAAATTGTTGTAATCATTGGGCACGGACGAAGTACTCGCAAATGCCGGGTTTGGGCGTGTCGGCTGTGGGTTTTTGGTACCTTCCCAGCGCAACCCCAGATTCAGCGTGAAATTGGATCGAATCCGCCAGCTATCCTGGGCAAAGAAGGCAAATTCCTTTTGTCGAGCTTTGAAAGTCGTCGCATCTTCGACCGAAACACCATTGGCACCAACAATTTGGAAGTAATAGAGCGGCTTGTTTGGGAAATCAGCCACACTGTCATATCCATAGCCGCCCTGAACACCACCTTTGAATATTTCATTGGCGCCGGTGATGTTGATATCAGTTCCAAATTTGAATGAATGCGAACCGGTCGTGTATGACAGGTGATCCACAATCTGGTACTTGTCATTGATATTGAACGGCACGTTTTGGAACAGATTTGGCCCAAAAATCAGTCCTTCCTTCAGAATCTGCACTTCTGGCCCGCCGTTGTCGGCAATCACCTGCCGGTTTTCGCGCAAATATTGAAAGCGGAACTCGTTGACGGCCTTGGGCGACAAAATCCGCGTGTACTGAGCCACGTGCGATTGGGTGACTGGTTTTTCAGTTCCAAAGTGGTCAAGTCCAATCCCAAGGGTATTTCCGCCACCGCGTTTGGTCAGTTCAAACCGGCTGTAATTAAAGCGGTAATTGAGGATATTGCTCGTGTTTGGCGTCCAGTCAATTTTACCAAGCACCACCGCTGCATTTTGGTTGGCATCTGTCCGCCCCTGCAATTCCGGCAGGAAGTTTTCCAATCCTGGACCGAAATTGGCCACAAACGGATCTTTCCGACGCTGCACGTCAACGGCGGTGAAAAAGAACAGCTTATCGCGCACAATTGGCCCACCCAGGTTGCCGCCAAACTGGTTTTGGGTGAAATCAGTCGGTTCACGATCAAAAGCATCATTCGCGGTCAGATTTTTATTCCGAAAGAACCAGAAGGCCGTGCCGTGAAAATCATTGGTGCCCGACTTGGTTACCACATTGATCGAGCCGCCAGTGGTGCGTCCATATTCGGCAGACCCGCCACCGGTAATCACCTGAAATTCCTGTACCGATTCCAGGCTGATGGTAAACGGAGGGCGTGTCCCCCCGGCAGGTTCGGCAAAAAACGGGTTGACGAAATCAGCACCGTCAATGTTGAGCTGAGTGTCATAGGTTCGTTGTCCGGCAATTGAAATCGAATTCCCAAACGAATTGCTCTCCGGACTGCGCGCCGGGAAAACATTGGGCGAGAGTGTGATGAAATCCTTAAAGTTGCGCCCATTGACCGGGAGATTGGTCACCTGACGGCTGTTGATGAGCGTTGATTCGCTGGCCCGTGTGGTTTCAACCAGCGGGACGGAATCAGCCGCGTCTACCACCACCACATCGCCGGTATCACCCACTACCAGTTTGAAATCAATGGTTGAAACAGCGCCGATAGTCACATTCACATTGGCGGCTTCGCTCGGTTTGAAGCCGCTGGCAATCACTCGCAGGGCATAGGTACCGACGGGAATGGATGGAAACGTGTAAAACCCATCACCTGACGTCTGGGTTTCGCGGACCTGCCCCGTGCCCTGGTTGGTCAGACGAACCGTAGCGCCATTGACCAGCGCGCTGCTGTCATCCACGACGGTGCCGCGAAGTGTTCCGCTTACGACCTGCTGTGCCTGAACTGGAACAACCATCAGCCAGAACAGAAAACAACAGCTTATCCCGATCATTCTAGAAAAACTCACCAGTTGAGACCATTGGGAAATCAGGCGGCAGTACCTGTATGTTGGCGAAAACATGAGTAATTTCTCCTGTAAGGAGGTGAGAGTTCAGGCTGAAGCCTGAACTCTCACCTTACTTTTCTAAATGATGTATTTGATTGAAAGACGGATGATACCATTTTGCAATGAAATGCTCGCACTAGAAAACAATCAAGTAATTCAGTCAAATAGACTTAGTGAACTACTGACTACTGACTACAAACTGGTATTAATTTGCGGGAACAAGAAGGAGTGTTCCCAGGACGATCACGATAAACCCAACCACGTCGAGCAGAATTCCATATTTCATCATACTTCTCAATGGTACATATCCCGAGCTATAGACAATCGCATTGGTTGGGGTTGAAATCGGGAGCATAAACCCAAGTGACGAAGCCATTGAGGCCGCAATCGCCGCCTGCAACCCGGCTTTTCCGCCAAGCGCAATCACCACTGGCACGACCATGTTGGCTGACGACACGTTTGAAGTGAGTTCCGAAACCAGAACCGCCACAGTTGACGACACAGCAATCAACCCAGCACCGCCCGAAGGAATGACGCCTGTCAAACTGGCACCGATAGATTCGGCCAGTTTGGTTGAAAACGCCAGTTGCCCCAGCGTTATCCCGCCTCCGTACAGTGCCATCACGCCCCAATCAATTTCGAAGGCTTGCTTGACCGAGAGCGTAAACTCCTGCTGCTTCCAGTTTGTGGGAAGCAAAAACAACAGGCAGGCCCCACTCAACGCCGCGACACTCTCTGGAACACGTTGCGAATAGATTTTCGCAACTGGATGCGCATCACCAATCGTCAAGGCCAGAATGCCGGGCGTAATCCACAAAACAACCGTTATCCCAAATGCAATCAAGGTGTTGCGTTCACCTGGCGTCAGATTTCCAAGCTGCTGGCGTTCGGAAAGAAATCGTTCTCGAATGCCAGGCAAATTCTTCACTCCGGGCGGGCACAACCAGTTCAAGTAGAAGAAAAGGGCCAGGTACATAATCACAACAATTGGAATGGCAAACGTCATCCACTCAAAAAACGGTACCCGCCGACCAAGCTGGCGCTCGATAAACCCAAGCCCAATCAGATTAGTCGGAGTTCCAACCGGCGTCGCCAGCCCACCAACTGAGGCCGAAAAAGCACACATCAACATCACGGCGCAGGCATAGGCATCAGTCACGGCATCTTTTTTGACGTCACGGAGTGCGCGGATGATGGCCACACCAATGGGAAACATCATGGCGGCAGTCGCCGTGTTGGAAATCCACATCGAAATCACACAACAAATCCCGCCGTAGGCAAACAAAATCCGGCTCGGACGTTCGCCGACCAGCGGATTGGTCAGTACCCAATAGGCAAACCGCCGATCCAACCCGTGCAGGTAAATCGAGCGCGAAAGAATAAACGCCCCTAAAAACAAGAACATAATCGGGTCGGCAAATGACCCGAACGCCTGCGCAGCGGGTGCTACGCCAAGCGCAATCACCAGCGTTGGGCCAAGCAACCCGGTAACGGCCAGCGGCAGGGCTTCGGTAATCCAGAGCACAACCACCAGTCCAAGAATGGCTGCTAACCGATGGGCCTCCAGACTCAACCTGGACATGGGCAAAAACCACAGACTCAAAAAGACAAGTGGGCCGAGCAGCAGACCGCTCCGCTGGCGAAGTGATTCAAACTGGCTTTCCAGCTCGGTCACAGTCATCTGGATGGTATCGCGTTTGATTGGGGAATCAGGTTGGGTGGACATAGATTAGGGGTTAGGGGTCAGGGGTCAGGGGTTGGGGGTTTGGGGTCAGGGGTCAGGGGCATAAGCGCCAGGATAAGAAAGCTCGTGCTCTTTCCGGTGGCATTCAATGATGTTCTTGTCGGGGTTGGGTCTCGTTCTGGCCGGGTCCGTGGGCTTCGCACCACGGCTATTACACGACGACCCTTTTCGTCTTTTCCGTCCTTTTGGTCTTTTCCCGGTCACCAGTCACCAATTGACGACGGCGCTATAATGCCACTTCTGTTTCAAAAATGCTGTGTGCCGCTCGCAGTTCCACGAAAGAAATACCCCATCCTCAGATAGATCTTCCCTCACGAGGTACTTTGATGAAACGTCTTCTCCTCTTCAGTCTGGCCGTGCTGTTTTTGAACGTAACCGCTCGTGCCCAGGAAAAACCCCACGCGTTTGTTGGGGCTGAAATCATTCCAATTGCCGGAGCCCCGATCTCCAACGGGGTGCTGGTGGTCCACAAAGGTAAAATTGTCGCGGTTGGTCCGGCCAAAACCACCCAAATCCCGGCGGATGCTGAACGTCACGAGGTATCAGGCAAGGTGCTGATGCCCGGTCTGGTTGATTCGCATAGCCACATCGGTGGCCCTGGCGGTGGCGATGGAAGCGGACCATTTCACCCGGATACGCGGGTGCTCGATGCCATCAACGTTCGCGATGCCGGCATTCAAAAAGCCCAGGCAGGCGGGATCACTACCGTGAATGTCATGCCCGGCTCGGGTCACCTGTCCAGTGGTCAAACCTTGTACTTGAAGTTGCGGGATGGCCAGACAATTGATGATCTTTTGATCTTTGACGCCGACGGAAAAATGTATGGCGGGTTGAAAATGGCCAACGGCACCAACTCGATTCGGCCTCAGCCTCCCTTCCCTGGGACACGAGGCAAATCAGCCGCACTGGTCCGTGATCAATTTGTCAAAGCTCAGGAATATCGCGAGAAAATACGCCGTGCCAATGGCGACCGGGAAAAAATGCCTCCTCGCGATCTGGCAATGGAGACACTGGTTGAAGTCCTTGATGGCAAACGAGTGGTGCATTATCACACCCACCGCCACGATGACATTTTGACCGTCCTGCGGGTGTCAAAGGAATTCGGGTTTAAAGTGGTGCTCCACCATGTCAGCGAAGGGTGGAAAGTCGCCAACGAAATCGCGGCGGCCAAGGCGCCGGCATCCATCATTGTGATTGACAGTCCCGGCGGAAAAATGGAAACGATGGATGCCTCGTTTGCCAATGGCAGCATTCTGGATCGAGCTGGAGTCCTGACTGGGTTTCATACGGATGATGGGATTACCGATTCCCGATTTTTCCTGCGTTCAGCCGCGCTGGCGGTTCGTGCTGGAATGTCACGCGACCGGGCACTGTATGGCATGACAATGGCCAACGCCAAAATGCTGGATCTGGACCAGCGTGTTGGCTCGCTCGAAGTCGGCAAGGATGCTGATTTTATTCTCCTCTCGGGGGATCCGCTGAGTGTTTACACCAAGGTTTTGGAAACATATGTTGATGGAACCAAAGTGTTTGACCGCAAAGACCCGAAAGATTACCTGTATGCCACGGGCGGGTACGGGGCCAGCCGCAATCAGGTCATGCACCTCGATTGCTTTGACCACGATGAGGAGTAAGCACACATGTTGAAACAATTCTTTTTTATTCTTTTTCTGTTTGCTTTGGCTGCGGTTGGGTCTGCTTTATTGAATCCAGTGCAGGCGCAGGTGGCTGTCAAAGGTGAAACGGTCCACACCATGGCGGGTGCTCCAATCAAAAACGGCGTAGTTTTGATCCGCGATGGGAAAATCGAACAGGTTGGTCCAGCCAGCGAGGTGAAAATTCCCATCGGATATCGGACACTGAGCGCCAAAGTGGTAACACCTGGACTCATTGATGCCCACACCGTCATTGGGCTTTCAGGCTACCTGAATCAAGCCCAGGATCAATCCCAGCTTGACCAATCAGAGGCGATGCAACCGGAACTCCGGGCAATTGATGCGTACAATGCCCAGGAACGACTGGTCGAGTGGGTCCGTGGATTTGGTGTGACCACGCTCCACACCGGGCACGGCCCCGGAGCATTGATTTCTGGTCAAACGATGATTGTGAAGACAACTGGCGACACAGTTGAGACAGCCTTGTTAAAACCGGTCAGTATGGTTGCGGTCACGCTGGGCAGTGGCTCACTGGCCAGAGAAGGCAAGTCACCCGGTACGCGGGCCAAGCAAATTGCGCTGCTCCGCAGTGAATTGATCAAAGCCCAAGAATATGTAACCAAACGCGATACGGCCCCGGATGACAAAAAACCAGCCCGAAACCTTCGAATGGAAACGCTCAGTCAGGTCATCAAAGGCGAACTGCGGCTGCTGGTTACAGTCCATCGGGCAGAAGATATCCTGTCGGCGCTCCGAGTGGCAAAAGAGTTCAACGTGCAGATTGTCCTGGATGGCGTGGCTGAAAGTTATCTGGTCAAAGATCAGATC
This region includes:
- a CDS encoding TonB-dependent receptor gives rise to the protein MIGISCCFLFWLMVVPVQAQQVVSGTLRGTVVDDSSALVNGATVRLTNQGTGQVRETQTSGDGFYTFPSIPVGTYALRVIASGFKPSEAANVNVTIGAVSTIDFKLVVGDTGDVVVVDAADSVPLVETTRASESTLINSRQVTNLPVNGRNFKDFITLSPNVFPARSPESNSFGNSISIAGQRTYDTQLNIDGADFVNPFFAEPAGGTRPPFTISLESVQEFQVITGGGSAEYGRTTGGSINVVTKSGTNDFHGTAFWFFRNKNLTANDAFDREPTDFTQNQFGGNLGGPIVRDKLFFFTAVDVQRRKDPFVANFGPGLENFLPELQGRTDANQNAAVVLGKIDWTPNTSNILNYRFNYSRFELTKRGGGNTLGIGLDHFGTEKPVTQSHVAQYTRILSPKAVNEFRFQYLRENRQVIADNGGPEVQILKEGLIFGPNLFQNVPFNINDKYQIVDHLSYTTGSHSFKFGTDINITGANEIFKGGVQGGYGYDSVADFPNKPLYYFQIVGANGVSVEDATTFKARQKEFAFFAQDSWRIRSNFTLNLGLRWEGTKNPQPTRPNPAFASTSSVPNDYNNFAPRIGLAWDPRGDGKQVIRADFGLNYGRVPAIYLFQAFNTNGVTNGAFFFFGDVPVTFPQTLPTSIPDAPLGSDVFAFDPNFELTRSGMVNVSYERDLGRNFSFLATFTGSRTRNVPFVQNLNLASGFIDTTGRFVYDRSVTPFPNYGRVFNLTSLGYDEYKALTLGVQKRFSNRFQFQANYTLSRTKDTVSEEQPLFDIAESNQFDPGYEFTTSARDIRHRFIANSVFELPYGFRLSGIFTALSGRPIDEVTGEDLNKDGNSGNDRVLGPDGRIRERNSQRGPAFYNFDLRVSKTFNLKDTASVEVLAEVFNLFRADNLGSNGTTNDGFSVVRRDTPAGPNSVLNSAGSPQQMQLGVRFRF
- a CDS encoding amidohydrolase family protein codes for the protein MKRLLLFSLAVLFLNVTARAQEKPHAFVGAEIIPIAGAPISNGVLVVHKGKIVAVGPAKTTQIPADAERHEVSGKVLMPGLVDSHSHIGGPGGGDGSGPFHPDTRVLDAINVRDAGIQKAQAGGITTVNVMPGSGHLSSGQTLYLKLRDGQTIDDLLIFDADGKMYGGLKMANGTNSIRPQPPFPGTRGKSAALVRDQFVKAQEYREKIRRANGDREKMPPRDLAMETLVEVLDGKRVVHYHTHRHDDILTVLRVSKEFGFKVVLHHVSEGWKVANEIAAAKAPASIIVIDSPGGKMETMDASFANGSILDRAGVLTGFHTDDGITDSRFFLRSAALAVRAGMSRDRALYGMTMANAKMLDLDQRVGSLEVGKDADFILLSGDPLSVYTKVLETYVDGTKVFDRKDPKDYLYATGGYGASRNQVMHLDCFDHDEE
- a CDS encoding DASS family sodium-coupled anion symporter, coding for MSTQPDSPIKRDTIQMTVTELESQFESLRQRSGLLLGPLVFLSLWFLPMSRLSLEAHRLAAILGLVVVLWITEALPLAVTGLLGPTLVIALGVAPAAQAFGSFADPIMFLFLGAFILSRSIYLHGLDRRFAYWVLTNPLVGERPSRILFAYGGICCVISMWISNTATAAMMFPIGVAIIRALRDVKKDAVTDAYACAVMLMCAFSASVGGLATPVGTPTNLIGLGFIERQLGRRVPFFEWMTFAIPIVVIMYLALFFYLNWLCPPGVKNLPGIRERFLSERQQLGNLTPGERNTLIAFGITVVLWITPGILALTIGDAHPVAKIYSQRVPESVAALSGACLLFLLPTNWKQQEFTLSVKQAFEIDWGVMALYGGGITLGQLAFSTKLAESIGASLTGVIPSGGAGLIAVSSTVAVLVSELTSNVSSANMVVPVVIALGGKAGLQAAIAASMASSLGFMLPISTPTNAIVYSSGYVPLRSMMKYGILLDVVGFIVIVLGTLLLVPAN